Proteins encoded within one genomic window of Tidjanibacter massiliensis:
- a CDS encoding 2-oxoacid:acceptor oxidoreductase family protein, with amino-acid sequence MKEELIIAGFGGQGVLSTGKILAYSGVMQDYEVSWLPSYGPEMRGGTANVTVIISDKPISSPTLQTFDTAIILNQQSMDKFESQVKPGGVLIYDTNGITRHPQRKDIKIYVIDATEEAAKRGNSRIFNTLILGGYLKVRPIVTLENVYKGLKKSLPERAWKSLPMNEEAIRIGMDIIKEIQ; translated from the coding sequence ATGAAAGAAGAGTTAATTATAGCAGGATTCGGCGGGCAGGGCGTGCTCTCCACAGGTAAGATTCTGGCTTATTCGGGTGTCATGCAGGACTACGAGGTTTCGTGGCTTCCTTCCTACGGTCCCGAGATGCGTGGCGGTACCGCGAACGTGACGGTCATCATCAGCGACAAGCCTATCAGTTCGCCTACCCTCCAGACTTTCGATACGGCCATCATTCTGAACCAGCAGAGTATGGACAAATTCGAAAGCCAGGTGAAACCGGGCGGAGTGCTCATTTACGACACGAACGGCATCACGCGCCATCCGCAGCGCAAAGACATCAAGATATATGTCATCGACGCTACCGAAGAGGCTGCCAAAAGGGGAAACTCCCGCATTTTCAATACGCTTATCCTCGGCGGTTATCTGAAGGTACGTCCGATTGTAACGCTTGAAAATGTCTATAAAGGACTGAAGAAATCGCTTCCGGAACGTGCATGGAAGTCGCTCCCGATGAACGAAGAGGCCATCCGTATCGGTATGGACATCATCAAGGAGATTCAGTAA
- a CDS encoding thiamine pyrophosphate-dependent enzyme — MAEFEVQIKEENLVFRKSPVLTDKVMHYCPGCSHGTVHNLVAEVIEDLGIQDKTIGVSPVGCSVFAYNYLHIDWSQAAHGRACAVATAIKRTNPDKMVFTYQGDGDLAAIGTAETIHACNRGENIVVIFINNAIYGMTGGQMAPTTLVGMKTATSPYGRDPKIHGFPYKIADMIAPLPGVCYVTRQSVHTPAAVRKAKKAIRKAFENALAGKGLSFVEMVSTCNSGWKMSPVDANKWMEENLVPFYPLGDIKG; from the coding sequence ATGGCTGAATTCGAAGTACAAATAAAGGAAGAGAACCTGGTATTCCGCAAATCGCCTGTACTCACGGACAAAGTGATGCACTATTGCCCGGGGTGCAGCCACGGAACGGTCCACAACCTCGTCGCCGAAGTGATAGAGGATTTGGGCATACAGGACAAGACCATCGGCGTATCGCCCGTAGGCTGCTCGGTGTTTGCATACAATTACCTTCACATAGACTGGTCGCAGGCCGCCCACGGACGTGCATGTGCAGTGGCTACCGCCATCAAGCGTACCAATCCCGACAAGATGGTGTTCACCTATCAGGGTGACGGTGACTTGGCTGCTATCGGTACCGCGGAGACGATTCACGCCTGCAACCGTGGCGAAAACATCGTCGTTATCTTCATCAACAACGCCATCTACGGTATGACCGGCGGCCAGATGGCCCCGACCACCCTGGTGGGCATGAAGACGGCTACCAGCCCGTACGGACGTGACCCGAAGATACACGGGTTCCCCTACAAGATTGCCGACATGATAGCTCCGCTTCCCGGCGTATGCTATGTAACCCGTCAGTCGGTACACACCCCCGCTGCCGTGCGCAAGGCAAAGAAGGCTATCCGCAAGGCATTCGAGAACGCCCTCGCAGGCAAGGGACTCTCCTTCGTCGAAATGGTTTCGACTTGCAACAGCGGTTGGAAGATGTCCCCGGTTGATGCTAACAAATGGATGGAGGAGAACCTCGTTCCGTTCTATCCGCTCGGCGATATCAAAGGTTAA
- a CDS encoding 3-methyl-2-oxobutanoate dehydrogenase subunit VorB, which translates to MKKEVRLMKGNEVLAEAAIRCGADGYFGYPITPQSEVMETLMELKPWETTGMVVLQAESEVSAINMVYGAASTGKRVLTSSSSPGVSLMSEGFSYIAGAELPCVVINVTRGGPGLGTIQPSQSDYFQATKGGAHGDFHLIVLAPNSVQEMHDFVFDAFDLAFKYRNPVMILSDGVIGQMMEKVVLADQRPRRTAEEIIAQDGDWALTGKTADRKEHVITSLELDPYAQERFNEKLIAKYAKIRENEVRYEEFMTEDADYIIVAFGSAARICRMTVEMAREAGYKVGLVRPITLYPFPSKVLHDLAARGVKGFLSAELNHGQMVEDVRLAVNGQAPVEHYGRSGGAVFSPDQVYEALLTKIINK; encoded by the coding sequence ATGAAGAAAGAGGTAAGATTGATGAAAGGCAACGAAGTGCTCGCCGAAGCGGCGATACGTTGCGGCGCCGATGGCTATTTCGGCTATCCTATCACCCCCCAGTCGGAGGTAATGGAGACGCTCATGGAACTCAAACCGTGGGAGACTACCGGAATGGTCGTTCTTCAGGCTGAAAGCGAAGTGTCGGCAATCAACATGGTGTACGGTGCGGCCAGCACGGGCAAAAGGGTACTGACCTCCTCGTCGAGCCCCGGTGTCAGCCTCATGAGCGAAGGCTTCAGCTACATTGCAGGTGCCGAACTGCCCTGTGTGGTCATCAACGTTACGCGCGGCGGCCCCGGTCTGGGTACGATACAGCCCTCCCAGAGCGACTATTTCCAGGCTACCAAGGGCGGCGCACACGGTGACTTCCACCTTATCGTACTGGCTCCGAACTCCGTACAGGAGATGCACGACTTCGTATTCGACGCATTCGACCTGGCGTTCAAATACCGCAACCCGGTAATGATTCTTTCCGACGGTGTCATCGGACAGATGATGGAGAAGGTGGTACTGGCCGACCAGCGTCCGCGCCGTACCGCAGAAGAAATCATCGCCCAGGACGGCGATTGGGCACTGACCGGCAAAACGGCAGACAGGAAAGAACACGTCATCACGTCGCTCGAACTCGACCCGTATGCACAGGAGAGGTTCAACGAGAAGCTCATCGCCAAGTATGCAAAGATACGCGAGAACGAGGTACGTTACGAGGAGTTCATGACTGAGGATGCCGATTACATTATCGTAGCATTCGGTTCCGCGGCACGTATCTGCCGGATGACCGTAGAGATGGCCCGCGAAGCAGGCTACAAGGTAGGTCTCGTTCGTCCCATCACCCTTTATCCGTTCCCGTCCAAGGTGCTCCACGACCTCGCCGCAAGGGGGGTAAAGGGTTTCCTCTCGGCAGAGCTCAACCACGGACAGATGGTAGAGGATGTACGCCTCGCAGTAAACGGCCAGGCTCCCGTAGAGCACTACGGCCGCAGCGGCGGTGCCGTATTCTCGCCCGACCAAGTTTACGAGGCATTGTTAACGAAAATAATAAACAAGTAA
- a CDS encoding 4Fe-4S dicluster domain-containing protein yields MAKIKGTIIVDIERCKGCGVCVPSCPNNVLALSPHVNGKGYNYSYMANPDDCIGCASCAIMCPDSVITVYRQKFE; encoded by the coding sequence ATGGCTAAAATCAAAGGAACTATCATTGTAGACATCGAACGCTGCAAAGGTTGCGGCGTGTGCGTGCCTTCATGTCCGAACAATGTGCTGGCCCTTTCGCCGCACGTGAACGGCAAAGGTTACAACTACAGTTATATGGCTAACCCGGATGACTGCATCGGCTGCGCAAGCTGCGCTATCATGTGCCCGGACAGCGTCATTACAGTTTACAGACAAAAATTCGAGTAA
- the gltX gene encoding glutamate--tRNA ligase: MTKRRVRVRFAPSPTGPLHMGGVRTALYNYLFARRAGGDFIIRIEDTDSHRYVPGAEEYIFDALQWCGIRADEGVREGGPHGPYRQSERKEIYLQYALRLVESGNAYYAFDTPEALDALRTEAEQRGDAFAYNYKVRGRLATSLAMTDEEVRARIERGDQWVIRFMMPENEEVHMHDLIRGEVTVNTSTLDDKVLYKSADRLPTYHLANIVDDHLMEISHVIRGEEWLPSLPLHYLLYRAFGWTDTQPEFAHLPLLLKPTGQGKLSKRDGDKMGFPVFPLEWKSPTGEVSRGYREDGYFPEAFINMLALLGWNPGTEQELFSMDELIADFSLERVSKAGARFNPDKARWFNAQYMHVRDNDELAEAYLPLLREHGVEIPFEKAARIAGYIKGRAAFVSDFWELSYFLFRAPVSFDAKVAEKYWKGENPESVAGLREVLAGIDDFTNRNMETVCHAWIEEHGYKMGQIMNAFRLAIVGESKGFSMYEMCEVLGKEETLRRLDYALANIPRTDR, translated from the coding sequence ATGACGAAGAGACGGGTAAGGGTTCGTTTCGCGCCGAGTCCGACAGGCCCCCTGCATATGGGTGGTGTCCGAACGGCATTGTACAACTATCTGTTCGCACGCCGGGCCGGCGGCGACTTCATCATCCGCATCGAGGATACCGACTCGCACCGTTACGTGCCGGGAGCGGAGGAGTACATATTCGATGCCTTGCAGTGGTGCGGTATCCGGGCCGACGAAGGGGTACGCGAAGGCGGTCCGCACGGACCCTACCGGCAAAGCGAAAGAAAGGAAATCTATCTGCAATACGCCCTGCGGCTGGTCGAGTCAGGCAATGCCTACTATGCCTTCGATACTCCGGAGGCTTTGGATGCCCTGCGTACGGAAGCGGAACAGCGGGGCGACGCTTTCGCATATAATTATAAGGTACGAGGCCGGTTGGCGACCTCGCTGGCCATGACCGACGAGGAAGTGCGCGCGCGTATCGAACGAGGCGACCAATGGGTCATCCGCTTCATGATGCCCGAAAACGAGGAGGTGCATATGCACGACCTTATCCGCGGCGAGGTAACGGTGAACACCTCTACGCTGGACGACAAAGTGCTCTATAAATCGGCTGACCGGCTGCCTACCTATCATCTGGCCAACATCGTGGATGACCACCTGATGGAGATATCGCACGTGATACGCGGAGAAGAGTGGCTCCCTTCCCTGCCTCTTCACTATCTGCTTTACAGGGCGTTCGGATGGACGGATACGCAGCCCGAGTTCGCGCATCTGCCTCTGCTGCTGAAACCTACCGGGCAGGGCAAGTTGAGTAAACGGGACGGAGACAAGATGGGATTTCCCGTCTTTCCGCTCGAATGGAAATCGCCTACGGGGGAGGTGTCGCGCGGCTACCGCGAAGACGGCTACTTTCCCGAAGCGTTCATCAACATGCTCGCGCTGTTGGGCTGGAATCCGGGGACCGAGCAGGAGCTGTTTTCGATGGACGAACTGATTGCCGACTTTTCGCTGGAACGCGTCAGCAAGGCCGGGGCACGGTTCAATCCCGACAAGGCGCGTTGGTTCAATGCACAGTACATGCACGTACGCGACAACGACGAATTGGCCGAAGCCTACCTCCCGCTGTTGCGTGAGCACGGCGTGGAGATACCTTTCGAGAAGGCGGCACGCATCGCAGGGTACATCAAAGGACGAGCTGCTTTCGTCAGCGATTTCTGGGAACTCTCCTACTTTCTGTTCCGCGCGCCCGTGTCGTTCGATGCCAAAGTGGCGGAAAAATATTGGAAAGGAGAGAACCCGGAATCCGTCGCAGGACTGCGGGAGGTACTGGCCGGTATCGACGACTTTACGAACCGAAATATGGAGACCGTCTGTCACGCCTGGATAGAGGAACATGGCTACAAGATGGGGCAAATCATGAATGCTTTCCGCCTGGCCATCGTAGGAGAAAGCAAAGGCTTCTCGATGTACGAGATGTGCGAAGTCCTCGGCAAGGAGGAGACGCTCCGCCGGCTCGACTACGCATTGGCCAATATCCCGCGGACCGACCGATAA
- a CDS encoding SIMPL domain-containing protein encodes MKTNTAIVICAAIIVCAFILGGAYKYKYKEQNTIVVTGLGEEEFVSDLIVWRGWIVVDNPSITDGYAQLEVNKRKVQDFIMQKGIAPDDIVFMFVDSYKNTEPIYQNGNYVGQRFTGYTLRQQFTVESTDVEAVENISREISALLAQGVQLESSQPDYYYSKLDDLKLELIEKSTVDAKARAEKIAAKSGAKLRKLKTARMGVFQITGANTNEEFSAGGNFNTSSKNKKARITMRLEYNIR; translated from the coding sequence ATGAAAACAAACACGGCAATCGTCATCTGTGCGGCCATTATCGTCTGCGCATTCATCCTCGGGGGAGCGTACAAGTATAAGTACAAGGAGCAGAATACCATTGTGGTAACCGGACTTGGAGAGGAAGAGTTCGTGTCGGACCTTATCGTTTGGCGCGGATGGATAGTAGTGGACAACCCCTCGATAACCGACGGCTATGCCCAGCTTGAAGTAAACAAGCGCAAGGTACAGGATTTCATTATGCAGAAGGGCATTGCACCGGATGATATCGTATTCATGTTCGTGGATTCCTACAAGAATACCGAACCTATTTACCAGAACGGCAACTATGTCGGCCAGCGTTTTACGGGCTATACCCTGCGGCAGCAGTTCACCGTGGAAAGCACCGACGTGGAAGCGGTGGAGAACATATCGCGCGAGATATCCGCTCTGTTGGCACAAGGCGTACAGCTCGAGTCCTCTCAGCCTGATTATTATTACAGTAAGCTGGATGACCTGAAACTGGAGTTAATCGAAAAGTCCACCGTCGACGCGAAAGCCCGTGCCGAAAAGATAGCGGCGAAATCGGGCGCGAAACTGCGCAAGCTCAAGACCGCACGCATGGGTGTGTTTCAGATAACGGGGGCCAATACCAATGAAGAGTTCTCCGCCGGAGGCAACTTCAATACTTCGAGCAAAAACAAGAAAGCCCGCATCACCATGCGTCTCGAATATAATATAAGGTAA
- the ychF gene encoding redox-regulated ATPase YchF: MALQCGIVGLPNVGKSTLFNCLSNAKAQAANFPFCTIEPNVGVITVPDERLVELARIDNPKKVIPTTIEIVDIAGLVKGASKGEGLGNKFLANIRNTDAIIHVLRCFDNGNITHVDGSVNPVRDKEIIDTELMIKDLETVDSRLAKVQKQAQTGGDKNAKRQYEVLVKYKEALESGKAARTVELDKEERKTVSDLNLLTDKPVLYVCNVDEASAVSGNAYVEAVREAIRDENAELLIVAAATEADIAELESFEEREAFLADVGLKESGVSRLIKAAYRLLDLQTYFTTGPDESRAWTFTKGTKAPQAAGIIHTDFERGFIRAEVIKYDDYIALGSEKACREAGKIAIEGKEYVVQDGDIMHFLFNV; encoded by the coding sequence ATGGCGTTACAATGCGGGATAGTCGGTCTGCCCAACGTCGGCAAATCGACGCTGTTCAACTGCCTCTCCAATGCGAAGGCTCAGGCGGCCAATTTCCCATTCTGCACGATAGAACCCAATGTGGGAGTCATTACCGTCCCGGACGAACGGCTGGTGGAACTCGCCCGTATAGACAATCCGAAGAAAGTGATTCCCACAACGATAGAGATAGTAGATATTGCGGGACTCGTGAAAGGGGCGTCGAAAGGAGAGGGGCTCGGCAACAAGTTCCTTGCCAACATCCGGAATACGGATGCCATCATCCATGTGCTCCGGTGCTTCGACAACGGCAACATCACCCATGTGGACGGCTCGGTGAATCCTGTAAGAGACAAGGAGATTATCGACACGGAGCTGATGATAAAAGACCTCGAAACGGTAGACAGCCGTCTGGCGAAGGTTCAGAAACAGGCGCAGACGGGCGGCGACAAGAACGCCAAACGGCAGTACGAGGTATTAGTCAAATATAAGGAAGCGCTCGAATCGGGCAAGGCGGCCCGCACGGTCGAACTCGACAAAGAGGAACGGAAAACGGTTTCCGACCTCAATCTATTGACCGACAAGCCGGTACTGTACGTATGCAATGTGGACGAAGCGAGCGCCGTATCGGGCAATGCCTACGTGGAGGCCGTGCGCGAAGCCATACGCGACGAGAATGCGGAGCTGTTGATTGTTGCGGCGGCTACCGAAGCCGACATCGCGGAGCTGGAGAGTTTCGAGGAACGGGAGGCATTTCTTGCCGACGTAGGACTGAAAGAATCGGGGGTCAGCAGGCTTATCAAAGCGGCCTACCGACTGCTCGACCTGCAGACCTATTTCACCACGGGGCCGGACGAATCGCGGGCATGGACCTTTACCAAAGGAACGAAAGCACCTCAGGCAGCTGGAATTATCCATACTGACTTCGAGCGGGGCTTTATCCGTGCAGAAGTAATCAAGTACGACGATTACATCGCACTCGGTTCGGAAAAAGCATGCCGGGAGGCAGGCAAGATAGCGATAGAGGGAAAAGAATATGTAGTACAGGACGGCGACATCATGCACTTTCTGTTCAACGTATAA